From a region of the Apis mellifera strain DH4 linkage group LG2, Amel_HAv3.1, whole genome shotgun sequence genome:
- the LOC410825 gene encoding leucine-rich repeat and immunoglobulin-like domain-containing nogo receptor-interacting protein 3, with product MRERVFTWDSWWWLIVLLTAVHITGSQDLSSAGSSTFFTEKTSPSSRLKCAAGCECLDNGKSLLCRERSFLGLGLSRETTNVVLKNVRAATIPVSALEIAIRLKSLAWTSSGIERIESGVFLATTFLEHLNLGDNRLTELPSDVFHPLHQLQYLNLTGNQLTIIPRALFQNLNRLEEIGLSRNRLSILPYQLFASAKSLTRLDLSDNLLVSLPDHSFTLNKNLQELSLAGNRLTKLPSHLFSGLNQLKILELDDNEIDTIPRGFFADLASLQYLDLSENPITRLSNIAFQSLSNLRWLSLKNLPVTVLPQDVWRPLRKLRTLLLSGTKLEVLRNEDLKGLEKLETLEINNSPLREISRSTLDRTPALRKIDLHDSNLTFLPANVAQLSFLNELQLQGNPWACDCRMFWFVKWAESKEHLRTAFQSGFRCGDEIDGTGDILQTLRYLKCTPPNLTYSTPTEQYLLFHSVLLECEFSGNPTPSLTWVTPRLQVLHWNPDPAFPDNFVEHPSTHGWEQSVPFVDDGRIRILENGSLYITTLLRQDVGQYKCFAVNPIANATSYVSLQMNPITLNKVRIISILVGAVTATTFLLLTLFLQLLRYLLIKCGCLKWCMCCRHVGSTPRAKQIYQMLDNIEQYKSQQLERLRENYTQQVHRIKENCAQQVEWIRDSYEGQMRHIRDIRDYGTSHLTALRDQYYDQVRKVRDYSTSQLNWVRENYVFQRNKIRKFSAHQVLRLRESYKYQQQTLNKVLENLPNFYFDNCRSGSCGKSDSMVFDPKEDGSVRMDTYFKAKINNLENSTSMEDVNSEYYTPTELSSTSPHGIMEGIHINYIEETGPPIRFDPLSNGIAAPHSIILHSIEEDGSSSSVYKDADHIKPVFKGFSTEILAKEPNKIPECFGLLAPTSSMPDLPRETKL from the exons ATGAGGGAGCGGGTTTTCACGTGGGACTCGTGGTGGTGGTTAATAGTTCTTCTCACTGCGGTGCACATTACGGGTTCACAGGATCTCTCTTCAGCGGGTTCGTCAACTTTTTTTACGGAAAAAACATCACCATCTTCGCGTCTAAAATGCGCTGCGGGTTGCGAATGCCTAGACAATGGAAAAAGTCTATTGTGTCGGGAACGAAGCTTCCTTGGACTTGGTTTGTCCAGAGAAACTACCAATGTTGTGTTAAAAAACGTCAGAGCTGCTACCATACCCGTTTCCGCCCTCGAAATTGCAATTCGTCTCAAGAGTCTGGCCTGGACTTCAAGTGGAATCGAAAGAATAGAATCCGGCGTGTTCCTTGCTACAACGTTCCTCGAACATCTCAACTTAGGTGACAATAGGTTGACGGAACTACCGTCGGATGTCTTCCATCCGTTACATCAACTACAGTACCTGAATCTTACTGGAAACCAGTTGACTATAATCCCACGAgcattgtttcaaaatttaaaccgACTTGAGGAGATCGGCTTGTCGCGAAATCGATTGTCAATACTTCCTTATCAATTATTCGCTTCAGCCAAATCGTTAACTCGCTTGGATCTTTCCGATAATTTATTGGTGTCCTTGCCAGATCATAGTTTCACGTTAAACAAAAACCTTCAAGAACTCAGCCTGGCTGGTAACAGGCTTACCAAACTTCCATCGCATTTGTTTTCCGGTTTGAATCAATTGAAGATACTAGAGCTGGAcgataatgaaattgataCAATACCGCGTGGTTTCTTTGCAGATCTCGCGTCGTTGCAGTATCTCGATCTTTCCGAAAATCCTATAACACGTTTATCAAATATCGCGTTCCAAAGCCTGTCAAATTTAAGATGGCTTAGCTTAAAAAATCTACCGGTTACGGTACTTCCACAAGATGTATGGCGACCGCTAAGAAAGCTACGCACTCTGTTGCTTTCCGGAACGAAACTAGAAGTTCTTCGCAACGAAGACTTGAAGGGATTAGAGAAACTTGAGacattggaaataaataacagTCCACTGCGCGAGATCTCTCGATCTACCTTGGATCGTACACCGGCTCTTCGTAAAATCGATCTACACGACAGTAATCTGACCTTTCTTCCGGCAAATGTGGCGCAGCTGTCGTTTCTAAATGAATTACAGCTGCAAGGGAACCCGTGGGCTTGCGATTGCCGTATGTTCTGGTTTGTAAAATGGGCTGAAAGCAAAGAACATTTACGGACCGCTTTTCAAAGTGGATTCCGGTGCGGCGATGAGATCGATGGTACCGGCGATATCCTTCAAACTCTTCGTTATTTGAAATGCACACCACCGAATTTGACATACTCTACGCCCACGGAACAGTATCTGTTGTTTCATTCCGTACTACTCGAATGCGAATTCAGTGGCAATCCTACGCCATCGTTAACATGGGTTACTCCGAGACTTCAAGTACTGCATTGGAATCCGGATCCAGCATTTCCCGATAATTTTGTCGAACATCCTTCTACGCACGGATGGGAACAAAGTGTACCGTTCGTTGATGATGGTCGTATACGTATTCTCGAGAATGGATCTTTATATATCACGACGTTGCTCAGGCAGGATGTTGGACAATACAAGTGTTTCGCGGTGAATCCAATTGCCAATGCTACTTCCTATGTTAGTTTGCAGATGAATCCAATAACATTAAACAAAGTCAGGATCATCAGCATTTTGGTAGGAGCTGTTACTGCCAcgacttttcttcttttaacgcTCTTCTTGCAACTGTTGCGTTATCTCTTGATcaa GTGTGGCTGTTTAAAATGGTGTATGTGTTGTAGACACGTTGGTTCTACTCCTAGAgcaaaacaaatttatcaaatgttgGATAATATCGAACAATACAAGAGTCAACAACTTGAGAGATTACGCGAGAATTACACTCAACAAGTACatagaataaaagagaattgtGCTCAACAAGTAGAATGGATTCGCGATAGTTACGAAGGTCAAATGAGGCACATTAGAGATATAAGGGATTATGGAACGAGCCATCTTACGGCTCTCAGAGATCAGTATTATGATcag GTGCGGAAAGTACGAGATTACTCAACCAGTCAGCTCAATTGGGTGCGAGAAAATTATGTCTTCCAACGTAACAAGATAAGAAAGTTCAGTGCCCACCAGGTGCTACGACTGCGTGAGAGTTATAAGTACCAACAACAAACGCTAAACAAAGTATTGGAGAATCTACcgaatttctattttgataATTGTCGAAGCGGTTCTTGTGGAAAAAGCGATTCGATGGTGTTTGATCCGAAAGAAGACGGATCCGTCCGAATGGACACATACTTCAAAGCAAAAATTAACAACCTAGAGAACAGTACAAGCATGGAAGATGTTAATAGCGAGTATTATACACCAACGGAACTTTCGTCGACCAGTCCTCATGGAATTATGGAAGGTATCCATATCAATTACATCGAGGAAACAGGGCCGCCTATTCGATTTGATCCATTATCTAATGGAATAGCAGCACCACATTCGATAATACTTCACAGTATCGAAGAAGATGGAAGCTCTTCATCAGTATATAAAGATGCAGACCATATTAAGCCAGTTTTTAAAGGCTTCAGCaccgaaattttagccaaagaGCCTAATAAAATTCCAGAATGTTTTGGTCTCCTTGCACCCACCTCCAGTATGCCTGATCTACCACGTGAAACCAAACTTTAG